The [Bacillus] selenitireducens MLS10 genome includes a region encoding these proteins:
- a CDS encoding S-layer homology domain-containing protein: MKKRMNLLVVSFLLAGLFFSQPAFIHAGKQFSDVNEEHRFYSYIDELVHKEIISGFIDQTFKPETGVRRNEAAIMIGRHLNLNGDPSETSFSDVPKGVTGSGYIEAAVLAGVVSGYPDGTFRPQHYVTRGEMAIFLDRTFSLDQTAISFSDVDVEMRSYEAIRGLYGSGITEGFPDQTFRPDQPVTRGEFAAMMSRAMKWEANADQRELQDLTDDVTKSIRSLPDSPGMESFQNVAEIRSKLNQLALSGHPYEGDLRQFEEVEEKVNTERNVMLQPFIDNLEKDFKNGQFRERTREVHRLFSMNQNQGDLERENETVFQKGREGHPVLITVPHGVEHIRNGQPKSAEVYTGPMGLLLHEYTDAHILYTAKTGRDANFYNDVEFKDQMRRIIDEHDISLVLDIHGMSNRNDVDISLDIGTNQGRIVPEDLVHSLMFSYANAGFHNVWENRLFTASNAANIAYYSYHELGVPAMQLEYARSLRDPLFNGSEGFERFYLSVRSLGEFIVHYDLESRGD; this comes from the coding sequence ATGAAAAAACGGATGAATCTGCTTGTCGTATCATTTCTCCTGGCAGGGTTATTCTTCTCACAACCTGCTTTTATTCATGCAGGAAAACAATTTTCGGATGTGAATGAAGAACATCGCTTTTATTCATATATCGATGAACTGGTCCATAAAGAAATTATCTCAGGGTTCATAGATCAAACATTTAAACCTGAAACGGGTGTCCGCAGAAATGAGGCCGCGATCATGATCGGGCGGCATCTCAATTTGAACGGGGATCCTTCAGAGACATCATTCTCTGATGTTCCCAAAGGCGTCACAGGATCGGGGTATATTGAAGCCGCAGTTCTCGCGGGTGTGGTCAGCGGTTATCCGGATGGAACATTCCGCCCGCAACATTATGTAACGCGTGGAGAAATGGCAATTTTCCTCGACAGGACCTTTTCTCTTGATCAAACAGCGATTTCTTTTTCAGACGTGGATGTTGAGATGAGATCGTATGAAGCGATTCGCGGGCTTTACGGGTCAGGTATTACGGAGGGTTTTCCGGATCAGACGTTTCGGCCGGATCAGCCTGTAACAAGAGGAGAATTTGCTGCGATGATGAGCCGCGCAATGAAATGGGAGGCTAATGCTGACCAAAGAGAGCTTCAGGATTTGACGGATGATGTGACAAAGAGCATCCGGAGTCTTCCGGATTCACCGGGCATGGAATCTTTTCAGAATGTGGCGGAAATCAGGAGTAAACTGAATCAGTTGGCGCTGTCCGGACATCCCTATGAAGGGGATCTCAGGCAATTTGAAGAGGTGGAGGAGAAGGTGAATACAGAGCGGAATGTCATGCTTCAGCCATTTATTGATAATTTGGAAAAAGATTTTAAGAATGGGCAGTTTCGTGAGCGGACCAGGGAAGTTCATCGATTGTTTTCAATGAATCAGAATCAGGGTGATTTGGAGCGGGAGAATGAAACGGTGTTTCAAAAAGGAAGAGAAGGACATCCGGTTTTGATTACCGTACCGCATGGCGTCGAGCATATCCGCAATGGTCAGCCTAAAAGCGCTGAAGTTTACACGGGTCCAATGGGCCTCTTGCTTCATGAATATACCGATGCTCACATTCTTTATACTGCGAAAACGGGCAGGGACGCCAACTTTTATAATGATGTTGAGTTTAAAGATCAAATGAGGAGGATCATCGATGAACATGATATCTCACTCGTTCTTGATATTCACGGTATGAGTAACAGGAATGATGTGGATATTTCTTTGGACATTGGAACAAATCAGGGACGAATTGTGCCGGAAGATCTTGTGCATAGTTTGATGTTCTCTTATGCGAATGCGGGCTTTCATAACGTTTGGGAAAACCGTCTCTTTACCGCGAGCAATGCAGCCAATATTGCCTATTACAGTTATCATGAACTTGGTGTGCCTGCAATGCAGCTGGAATACGCGAGATCGCTTAGAGATCCTCTTTTTAATGGCAGTGAAGGATTCGAACGGTTTTATTTAAGCGTGCGTTCTCTTGGTGAATTCATTGTTCATTATGACCTTGAATCAAGGGGGGATTGA
- the dcd gene encoding dCTP deaminase: MILSGKTITEKLKSGELIVDPMTEEQVQPASIDLRLGAHFLVIDDHLSTKLSLTSEAAYREIDVGERGSIVIPPQSFLLATTKEYMEIPTSLTAFVEGRSSIGRLGLFIQNAGWVDPGFKGRITLELYNANRLPIELEVNRRICQLVLAEVDRDADPYEGKYLNQSDATASRVQLDYENRRRLESDAFKRRSDK; this comes from the coding sequence ATGATTTTAAGTGGCAAAACCATTACCGAAAAGCTGAAATCCGGTGAACTTATCGTTGATCCGATGACAGAGGAACAGGTTCAGCCGGCCTCGATAGATCTGAGGCTAGGGGCACACTTTCTTGTGATTGATGACCATCTCAGCACGAAACTCTCTTTGACTTCTGAAGCAGCTTACCGGGAGATTGATGTGGGAGAACGGGGATCAATCGTTATTCCGCCGCAGTCCTTTTTATTGGCAACAACGAAGGAGTACATGGAGATTCCAACATCTCTGACGGCCTTTGTGGAAGGCAGAAGCTCCATTGGAAGACTGGGTCTCTTTATCCAGAATGCAGGCTGGGTGGACCCGGGTTTCAAAGGCCGGATTACCCTCGAACTCTATAACGCCAACCGGCTGCCTATTGAACTTGAAGTCAACAGGCGAATCTGTCAGCTCGTCCTTGCGGAAGTGGACCGAGATGCGGATCCATATGAAGGGAAATATCTGAATCAGAGTGACGCCACTGCAAGCCGGGTTCAGCTCGATTACGAGAACCGGAGGCGCCTTGAATCAGACGCCTTTAAACGGCGCAGTGACAAATAA
- a CDS encoding flagellin — translation MVSVNSGVMMNHNQTQRSLALTMMQLSSGDRIFRAGQDAAGLSISEGMRSQIRGDSMAIRNMADSQSLNRVAEGALSQTQSSLHRMRELAVQANNGMLTESDRGALQQEFNQLREHIDFVGENTEFNTQRLLDGSFTNRQTTTNANGESVSFDIDAALSENLGSLEEGITLRDLDLTANPGQALSVIDDALGQISSSRGNIGAFDNRLSYAGNVAQNQLLNMQRSESGIRDADMALNIMDMNRMTTMLQASMSAQSMQMGMMGMHLDLLR, via the coding sequence ATGGTTTCTGTAAACTCAGGCGTTATGATGAATCACAATCAGACCCAGCGAAGCCTTGCACTGACAATGATGCAGCTTTCAAGCGGAGACCGGATCTTCCGGGCAGGGCAGGACGCAGCCGGCTTGTCTATCTCTGAAGGCATGCGCTCACAGATCCGTGGAGATTCGATGGCAATCCGGAATATGGCGGACAGCCAATCTCTTAACCGGGTGGCTGAGGGGGCCCTTTCACAGACCCAAAGCTCTCTGCACCGGATGCGTGAACTCGCCGTACAGGCGAACAACGGGATGCTGACAGAGTCAGACCGTGGTGCCCTGCAACAAGAGTTCAATCAGCTTCGTGAGCACATCGACTTTGTCGGAGAGAACACCGAGTTCAACACCCAAAGGCTCCTTGACGGGAGTTTTACAAACCGGCAGACGACGACCAATGCCAACGGCGAATCAGTCTCCTTCGACATCGACGCCGCACTCTCTGAAAATCTTGGCAGTCTCGAAGAAGGCATCACCCTTCGCGATCTTGATCTCACCGCCAACCCCGGGCAGGCTCTTTCCGTCATTGACGACGCACTTGGTCAGATCAGTTCAAGCCGCGGCAATATCGGAGCTTTCGACAACCGGCTGAGCTATGCCGGCAACGTCGCCCAAAATCAGCTCTTGAACATGCAACGCTCCGAATCCGGCATCCGTGATGCAGATATGGCCCTGAACATCATGGACATGAACCGGATGACGACGATGCTACAGGCGTCGATGAGCGCTCAAAGCATGCAGATGGGCATGATGGGGATGCATCTCGATTTACTCAGATAA
- a CDS encoding ComEA family DNA-binding protein, giving the protein MININRASFEDLLALNGIGEDLAQKILENRKAQGPFASVSDLTRVSGLGEKKLDMFREVITTED; this is encoded by the coding sequence GTGATCAATATCAACCGCGCGTCTTTCGAGGACTTGCTGGCACTGAACGGAATTGGTGAAGACCTTGCGCAGAAAATTCTTGAAAACAGGAAAGCGCAGGGCCCGTTTGCAAGCGTCAGTGATCTGACGAGAGTATCAGGGCTTGGTGAAAAAAAGCTTGATATGTTTCGGGAAGTCATCACAACTGAAGATTGA
- a CDS encoding O-antigen ligase family protein, with protein MSVRDFSLTFYSVLLLLFFIPLLDFKYYLGPLPLSAEVFLIPLLIVVAFYEYRRGDIQLTGFRFLPMLIAFASFFIVSLISLVNAVSLMAGLMEIARYLSYVLMVGVVIQVSFSRKEYIYFLWTFVASTSIVILIGSIQYVFDLGLNTAGLYALNDAIGRVESTMVNPNYYAAFINFVLPGAMILAVMYTKNRPAQAALFLITGVLVANMVLTYTRVAWLIMFGAIVLVVLLAGKEYLIRMSKVHMLVMVAILAVFVYQMPDFQSRTVSAIYVAENMLFDSDFFGQGEVEDNDLGLVDEEEEEERVRDEMSERAMVSRTTLWRTGWVMFADNPVLGVGAGNYLERYSDYVEMYPELYLGHDRYSVHNSYLKVMAESGIIGLVAFMSVYVLYYIYLIRFYFQQPNLTGKLVAVSVFIGSITFMLQNTSNNLIFIPQINIIFWLVSALAMNYLYVNRKQ; from the coding sequence ATGTCTGTCCGTGATTTCAGTTTGACGTTTTATTCAGTTCTGTTGCTGTTGTTTTTTATTCCGCTTTTGGATTTCAAGTATTATCTCGGGCCACTCCCGCTGTCCGCGGAAGTTTTCCTGATCCCGCTGCTTATTGTCGTGGCTTTTTATGAATACCGGCGGGGAGATATTCAGCTTACCGGATTTCGTTTTCTCCCGATGCTGATCGCATTTGCTTCCTTTTTCATTGTATCCCTCATTTCGCTCGTCAATGCAGTCAGCCTGATGGCAGGACTGATGGAAATTGCCAGGTATTTATCCTACGTTCTTATGGTGGGGGTTGTTATCCAGGTCTCTTTTTCACGAAAAGAATACATATATTTTCTGTGGACGTTTGTTGCCTCGACGTCCATCGTGATTTTGATCGGTTCCATTCAATATGTGTTTGACCTCGGGCTCAACACTGCAGGCCTGTATGCTCTGAATGATGCGATTGGCCGTGTTGAATCGACAATGGTCAATCCAAACTACTATGCAGCATTCATCAACTTTGTTTTACCCGGAGCAATGATTCTTGCCGTGATGTATACGAAGAACCGTCCGGCCCAAGCGGCACTCTTCCTGATTACAGGTGTTCTTGTCGCAAACATGGTACTTACATACACACGAGTAGCCTGGCTGATCATGTTCGGTGCGATCGTTCTGGTTGTTCTTCTTGCAGGCAAAGAGTATTTGATTCGTATGTCAAAGGTACATATGCTTGTGATGGTAGCCATTCTAGCTGTCTTTGTTTATCAGATGCCTGACTTTCAGTCAAGAACGGTCTCTGCGATTTATGTGGCGGAAAACATGCTGTTTGATTCCGATTTTTTCGGACAGGGAGAAGTGGAAGATAACGATTTAGGGCTTGTCGATGAAGAGGAAGAAGAGGAACGGGTGCGTGATGAGATGAGTGAACGTGCCATGGTCTCAAGAACGACATTGTGGCGCACGGGCTGGGTCATGTTCGCTGATAATCCGGTCCTTGGAGTAGGCGCAGGTAACTACCTCGAGCGCTATTCGGATTATGTGGAGATGTATCCTGAACTTTATCTTGGGCATGACCGTTACTCCGTGCATAATTCTTACCTGAAGGTGATGGCGGAGTCGGGGATCATCGGCCTGGTGGCATTTATGTCTGTGTATGTCCTGTATTATATCTATCTGATCCGTTTTTACTTCCAGCAGCCGAATCTGACTGGGAAACTTGTCGCTGTATCGGTCTTTATCGGAAGCATTACGTTCATGCTCCAAAACACGTCCAATAACCTGATTTTCATACCTCAAATCAACATTATTTTTTGGCTGGTCTCTGCATTGGCCATGAACTATCTCTATGTCAATCGCAAACAGTGA
- a CDS encoding phosphodiester glycosidase family protein, whose product MFKKAAALTCTFILALMMTQDDAKADSVHDPTEIGPGVELERQDIIYGGYPQSTRIMKVGNNPHIRFHMGYQGPKSLHRLTSYANSHPRSDDIIGGINGSFFNLSISAHPNMVYPSYLLAEDNRILHLGSMSDDSSGFLGTPAAFGIDRDGQPVIAPFELDITAKTSSGSVNIDRINTSRGAGEVILYTPGQRRTATPTNEFGREFTVTDTSKRINDQLSFGDSVRGSITNMKEYGRRNASPIPGDGFIISGHGNRLDGLLDGIRAGDDIEVKVDIEDRWKDAEMIMATGPLLVQNGRVDITMSSSASTYSVPNPRSGIGIDAQGNTMFVTVDGRQSGYSQGMTIPQFANYMRDQGAVMAINLDGGGSTTMVARDFSRDRVSLVNSPSDGAERALSSSLLIMNDAPEGIPYFASFDRERWAAPRGERVTIVPEYILDGKYNLLDPADFEVHLISEDLTVDGNSLSGDVPGTYTFTYQIGDVEKEFEFTVLDDLVSLNDGFGEGQASAIRAVASADVTSMNVAGTDRNTVTKRYNLQNGELGIAAAYWTFRSPLDLKAKPKELGLWVYGEGQKHWLRGTVRGPDGTLGTIDFTEEGELDWYGWKYVTADMSGVKENSQLTRIYVAETEEANRSSAVVQYAGLNAHYADVAPAYIAPDSEADDVRADKVWTVEFSAPVHHGVNRNRIYVEDESGRRVDLDFDYGEDSHTVEVTPKSGEYEEGLYRLVVTRSVVSLRETALEREETALFRVTD is encoded by the coding sequence ATGTTCAAAAAAGCAGCTGCTTTGACATGCACGTTTATTTTGGCGCTTATGATGACGCAAGATGATGCGAAGGCAGATTCTGTGCATGACCCCACAGAAATCGGACCGGGTGTCGAATTGGAAAGGCAAGATATTATATATGGAGGGTATCCCCAATCCACACGGATTATGAAAGTGGGGAACAATCCACATATCCGTTTTCATATGGGGTATCAGGGCCCGAAGTCGCTTCACAGGCTTACATCATATGCCAACAGCCATCCCAGGTCGGATGATATTATCGGCGGGATTAACGGATCCTTTTTCAATTTAAGTATTTCTGCACATCCGAATATGGTTTATCCAAGCTATTTGCTTGCAGAAGACAACCGGATCCTTCACCTCGGTTCAATGTCCGATGACAGCAGTGGTTTTTTGGGAACCCCTGCGGCATTCGGGATCGATCGTGATGGGCAGCCGGTCATTGCACCATTTGAGCTGGATATAACGGCGAAAACCTCCTCCGGTTCCGTTAATATTGACCGGATTAATACTTCGAGAGGCGCGGGAGAGGTCATTCTGTATACGCCCGGTCAGCGCAGGACCGCAACACCAACAAACGAGTTTGGCAGAGAATTCACAGTCACCGACACATCAAAGCGCATTAACGATCAATTGTCATTTGGTGATTCTGTCCGTGGGAGTATTACCAATATGAAAGAATATGGAAGACGAAACGCTTCTCCGATTCCGGGGGACGGTTTTATCATATCAGGACACGGCAACAGACTGGACGGTCTGCTTGACGGCATTCGAGCCGGCGATGACATCGAGGTGAAGGTGGATATTGAAGACCGTTGGAAAGATGCGGAAATGATTATGGCAACAGGTCCGCTGCTTGTGCAAAACGGCAGAGTGGACATCACAATGAGTTCATCCGCGAGCACTTATTCAGTCCCGAACCCGCGATCAGGCATCGGTATAGATGCGCAGGGCAATACCATGTTTGTCACTGTTGACGGCCGACAGAGCGGCTACAGTCAGGGCATGACGATTCCGCAGTTTGCCAACTATATGAGAGACCAGGGAGCGGTCATGGCGATTAACCTTGACGGTGGAGGATCAACCACGATGGTAGCCCGTGATTTTTCACGAGACAGGGTCAGTCTTGTGAACTCACCATCAGACGGAGCGGAGCGGGCATTATCATCAAGTCTCCTTATTATGAATGATGCGCCGGAAGGAATCCCCTACTTTGCTTCTTTTGATAGGGAACGCTGGGCGGCACCGAGAGGAGAGCGGGTGACGATCGTTCCTGAATACATTCTCGATGGCAAATACAATTTGTTGGATCCCGCAGACTTTGAAGTGCATCTGATTTCTGAAGATCTGACTGTAGACGGAAACAGCCTTTCCGGAGACGTGCCAGGAACGTATACGTTTACGTATCAGATAGGCGATGTTGAAAAAGAGTTTGAGTTTACGGTATTGGATGATCTTGTCTCACTGAATGATGGTTTTGGTGAAGGGCAGGCGAGTGCAATTCGTGCAGTAGCCTCGGCGGACGTGACATCGATGAATGTGGCAGGAACAGATCGGAACACAGTCACAAAACGGTACAATTTACAGAATGGAGAATTGGGCATTGCCGCAGCCTACTGGACATTCCGCTCGCCACTTGATTTGAAAGCGAAACCGAAAGAACTCGGTTTATGGGTGTACGGTGAAGGGCAAAAACACTGGCTCCGCGGCACGGTCAGGGGTCCGGACGGCACTCTGGGGACCATTGATTTCACGGAAGAGGGCGAACTTGACTGGTATGGCTGGAAGTATGTCACTGCAGATATGAGTGGTGTGAAAGAAAATTCACAGTTAACCAGGATTTATGTAGCGGAGACAGAGGAAGCAAACCGGTCGTCTGCAGTTGTTCAGTATGCGGGTTTAAATGCGCACTATGCCGATGTGGCTCCGGCGTATATTGCACCTGACAGCGAAGCGGACGATGTCCGTGCAGATAAAGTCTGGACAGTCGAATTTTCCGCACCGGTTCATCATGGTGTGAATCGCAACCGGATTTATGTGGAAGATGAAAGCGGTCGACGTGTGGACCTTGATTTTGACTACGGTGAAGACAGTCATACTGTTGAGGTCACTCCAAAAAGCGGAGAGTATGAGGAAGGCCTCTACAGGCTGGTTGTGACGAGATCTGTTGTCTCCCTGAGAGAAACCGCCCTGGAGCGTGAAGAAACCGCATTATTTCGGGTGACTGACTGA
- a CDS encoding LCP family protein, translated as MTQSRINKRHEKRKNSTLKRFFKTTLLIFTLLIVLGGATAAYMAVQLNSATSAAKVELDRGERSEIREAAVSPGKDSVSVLFLGLDDRTGELSGRSDALMLATFNANDQDVKLLSIPRDSYVNIPGRGMDKINHAHAYGGIDMTIATVEELLQVPVDYFVTLNFIAFMEIVDTLGGVEVDSPFAFSEMDSHDNKGAISIAEGPQTLNGEEALAYARMRKNDPQGDIGRGDRQKQLMEAMMKEAASLNTITRFGSLMDSLERHMTLNLSFGEIVSMHGYATSMGSIEQISIDGHNTRINGVSYYQLEDESLNSVRQQLKEQLDY; from the coding sequence ATGACGCAATCAAGAATCAATAAAAGGCATGAAAAACGAAAAAACTCCACTTTAAAACGGTTTTTTAAAACAACTTTGCTGATCTTCACCCTGCTTATCGTTCTCGGAGGCGCGACTGCGGCCTATATGGCAGTTCAACTCAACAGCGCCACCTCAGCAGCCAAGGTCGAGCTCGACCGGGGTGAACGGAGCGAAATCAGGGAAGCTGCAGTCAGTCCGGGTAAGGACAGCGTTTCAGTCTTATTTCTCGGTCTTGATGACCGCACAGGAGAACTTTCCGGCCGCAGCGATGCACTGATGCTTGCCACCTTTAATGCAAACGATCAGGACGTCAAACTGCTCTCCATTCCACGAGACTCTTATGTAAATATCCCCGGTCGCGGCATGGACAAAATCAATCATGCTCATGCATACGGGGGCATCGACATGACAATCGCCACAGTCGAAGAGCTTCTTCAAGTGCCCGTCGATTATTTCGTCACACTGAATTTCATTGCCTTTATGGAGATTGTCGACACCCTCGGCGGGGTTGAAGTGGACTCTCCGTTTGCCTTCTCCGAAATGGACAGTCATGACAATAAAGGTGCAATTTCCATTGCAGAAGGCCCGCAGACGCTAAACGGCGAAGAAGCGCTTGCGTATGCGCGTATGAGGAAAAACGATCCTCAGGGAGATATCGGGCGCGGTGACAGGCAAAAGCAACTCATGGAGGCGATGATGAAAGAAGCGGCGTCACTGAACACGATCACCCGTTTCGGCAGTTTAATGGACAGTCTCGAGCGTCATATGACCCTGAACCTTTCCTTTGGCGAGATCGTGAGTATGCACGGCTACGCAACAAGCATGGGATCCATTGAGCAAATCAGCATCGATGGTCATAATACGCGGATCAATGGCGTATCTTATTATCAGCTTGAAGATGAATCTCTCAACAGTGTCAGGCAACAACTGAAGGAACAGCTGGATTATTAA
- a CDS encoding YigZ family protein produces MLATYKTVKGGSHEIVIQKSRFITYVNRAETEEEAQAFIAGIKKNHSDANHNCSAYQIGEHDQIQKANDDGEPSGTAGVPMLDVLKKQGLKDTVVVVTRYFGGIKLGGGGLIRAYSSSVSEALTATGIVECVLAHVVSATFDYTLLGKIENEIRSSSFQLKEIEYLEQVTLHAYVPYGELEAFQSWVDGLTSGKATVKNNGETYLERTVN; encoded by the coding sequence ATGTTAGCGACATATAAGACCGTCAAAGGCGGCTCTCATGAGATCGTCATCCAGAAATCCCGCTTCATCACCTACGTAAACCGTGCAGAAACAGAAGAAGAAGCCCAGGCATTCATTGCCGGGATCAAAAAAAACCACAGTGACGCGAACCATAACTGTTCGGCTTACCAGATCGGCGAACACGACCAGATCCAGAAGGCCAATGATGACGGCGAACCGTCCGGAACCGCCGGCGTCCCGATGCTCGACGTGCTGAAGAAGCAGGGACTGAAAGACACAGTGGTTGTCGTCACCCGCTACTTCGGAGGGATTAAACTTGGCGGTGGCGGCCTGATTCGCGCCTACTCAAGTTCCGTCAGTGAAGCCCTCACCGCCACCGGCATCGTCGAGTGTGTTCTGGCCCACGTCGTGAGCGCGACCTTCGACTACACCCTCCTCGGGAAAATCGAAAACGAGATCAGAAGTTCTTCCTTTCAGTTAAAGGAGATCGAGTACCTCGAGCAGGTCACCCTCCATGCCTATGTCCCATACGGTGAACTTGAGGCGTTTCAATCATGGGTCGACGGCTTGACGAGCGGTAAAGCCACCGTGAAAAACAATGGCGAAACATATCTGGAACGCACTGTGAACTGA
- a CDS encoding sensor histidine kinase: protein MSTTKSIETILDRMMEMVSSSKEEIFEIGEQSRTEYEELKKELSTIQQDVIHLIDEQDQAEIRSRFARNRLAEVSKHFANYTDQEVKEAYEQAKDYQVRLAVLQSEEKQLRERRTQVERRLMKLGETVERAEQLINQINAVLQYLNGDLQSVSDMIQDAEQMQQFGVQIIHAQEEERKKLSREIHDGPAQMMANVMLRSELVEKVLDQEGPERARVEIRDLRRMVTESLSEVRRIIYDLRPMTLDDLGLVPTVAKFIDNVNDYQEQTEVNFRNLGSKERIPAHMEVAMFRFIQEAVQNAVKHAKANTISVKMEIKKTSVVAIVKDDGRGFDPVTKKENSFGLVGMKERVKLLDGDLTIDTKPGKGTLIMLQVPLPQDS from the coding sequence GTGTCCACAACAAAGTCCATTGAAACCATTCTCGATCGCATGATGGAGATGGTCTCATCAAGTAAAGAAGAAATTTTCGAAATCGGGGAACAGTCCCGAACCGAATATGAGGAACTGAAGAAAGAACTGAGCACGATCCAGCAGGATGTCATCCACCTCATTGATGAGCAGGACCAGGCGGAAATCCGGTCCCGCTTTGCGAGGAACCGGCTTGCGGAGGTCAGTAAGCACTTCGCCAACTATACGGATCAGGAAGTGAAAGAGGCGTATGAACAGGCGAAAGATTACCAGGTGCGTCTTGCCGTGCTTCAATCCGAAGAAAAGCAGCTCCGTGAACGGCGGACCCAGGTCGAGCGCCGGCTCATGAAGCTCGGGGAGACGGTGGAGCGGGCAGAACAGCTGATCAATCAGATCAATGCGGTTTTGCAGTATTTGAACGGCGACTTACAAAGTGTGAGCGACATGATCCAAGACGCCGAACAGATGCAACAGTTTGGGGTTCAGATCATTCACGCTCAGGAAGAAGAGCGAAAGAAGCTCTCCCGTGAAATTCACGACGGGCCAGCCCAGATGATGGCGAACGTGATGCTTCGCTCGGAGCTCGTGGAGAAAGTCCTCGATCAGGAAGGGCCGGAGCGGGCGAGAGTGGAGATCAGGGATCTTCGCCGGATGGTGACCGAATCGCTCAGTGAAGTGCGCCGGATTATTTATGATCTGAGGCCGATGACATTAGACGACCTCGGCCTCGTGCCGACGGTTGCCAAGTTTATCGATAATGTGAATGATTATCAGGAACAGACTGAGGTGAACTTCCGTAATCTCGGCTCCAAAGAACGGATCCCCGCGCATATGGAAGTGGCCATGTTCCGGTTTATTCAGGAAGCGGTACAGAACGCGGTGAAGCATGCGAAGGCCAATACAATCAGTGTCAAGATGGAAATCAAGAAAACAAGTGTCGTGGCGATCGTCAAAGATGATGGCAGAGGCTTCGATCCGGTTACGAAGAAGGAAAACAGCTTCGGCCTTGTGGGTATGAAGGAGCGGGTCAAATTACTCGATGGGGATCTGACCATCGACACGAAGCCCGGGAAAGGGACGCTCATCATGCTTCAAGTCCCGCTGCCGCAGGATTCGTGA
- a CDS encoding response regulator transcription factor, whose translation MENQVNQDTLRILLIDDHQLFREGVKRILTMEPGLEVVAEGNDGEDVVDLVRQNKPDVVLMDINMPGMNGVDATKTLLKSFPNVRVLILSIHDDESYVTHVLKTGASGYLLKEMDTEALIEAVKVVGNGGSYIHPKVTHNLIKEYRRLANETGNNGEIGFREVEYRRPLHLLTRRECEVLQLMTDGKSNRSIGEALYISEKTVKNHVSNILQKMGMNDRTQAVVDAIKNGWVKVN comes from the coding sequence ATGGAAAATCAAGTAAACCAGGATACGTTACGGATATTATTGATTGACGATCATCAACTGTTTCGTGAAGGAGTCAAACGCATTTTGACAATGGAACCGGGACTCGAAGTCGTTGCGGAAGGAAATGACGGGGAAGACGTCGTCGATCTCGTCAGACAAAATAAGCCGGATGTGGTCCTGATGGATATCAATATGCCGGGGATGAACGGGGTAGATGCAACAAAGACCCTTCTCAAATCGTTCCCTAACGTCCGTGTGCTGATTCTTTCGATTCATGATGATGAATCGTATGTGACGCACGTCCTGAAAACCGGCGCCTCAGGCTATCTGTTAAAAGAAATGGATACGGAAGCGCTGATTGAAGCGGTGAAGGTCGTCGGCAACGGCGGCTCCTATATCCATCCGAAGGTGACGCATAATCTGATCAAAGAGTACCGGCGCCTTGCGAATGAAACAGGGAATAACGGCGAGATCGGGTTCCGCGAAGTGGAATACCGTCGTCCGCTCCATCTTTTGACGCGTCGCGAGTGCGAAGTCCTGCAGCTTATGACAGATGGCAAGAGTAACCGTTCGATCGGGGAAGCGCTTTACATTTCCGAGAAGACGGTCAAGAACCACGTGAGTAACATCTTGCAGAAGATGGGGATGAACGACCGGACACAGGCCGTCGTTGACGCCATCAAGAATGGCTGGGTCAAAGTGAACTGA